Genomic segment of Tistrella bauzanensis:
ACCAGCCAGTCATTGGCCCCGGCCGCCGCCAGACGGTCGGTGCCGAGGGTGTAGGTGATGACCTTGACCACGGCGAAGGCGCCGCCCTTGACCACCGCCACCGCGTGCAGCAGCGCCGAGACCGGGGTCGGTGCCACCATCGCTGCCGGCAGCCAGGCATGCAGCGGCATCAGCGCCACCTTGCCGATGCCATAGGCGAACAGGCCCAGCAGCAGCGCCAGAAGCGCCGGCGACAGCCCGTCGGGCAGCACGCCGCCGGGAGTGAAGGCCACTGTGCCCGACAGCACGAACACCGCGATGATCGCCGTCAGTTGGAAGCCGATCGAGGTGGCGAGCAGGATGCCCAGATAGGTGCGCCCGGCCTTGACCGCCGCCTTGGTGCCGGCATGGGTGACCAGCGGATAGGTCGAAAGGGTCAACACCTCATAGGCCAGGAACATCGACAGCAGCCCGTCGGCATAGGCGAGAGCAAGCGCGCTGGCGATGGCGATGGCGAAGCACAGATGAAAGCGGGTCTGATGCGCTTCGTGATTGCCGCGCATATAGCCGATGGAATAGACCGCGGTGATCGGCCACAGCGTGCCGGCGACAGCCGCGAAGATCATGCCCAGCGGCTCCACCGCGAAGCCGATGGTCAGGCCGGGCATCAGCTCGTGCAGTGCCAGCGCCGGCCGGGCGCCGTCGATCACCTGCGCCGTCAGCATCAGCGTGAACACGGCGGTGGCCACACCCGACAACACCATCAGCGCGTCGCGCAGGCCGGGGCTGCGGCCGGCGGCCACGATCAGCAGGCCGCCCGCGAGGGGTGAGAGCAGAGAGGCGATCAGCAGGGTTTCTGGCGTCATCGGATCACGCGCCTCCGGTCAGAGCACGGGCCGCGAGTTCGGCCAGGCCGGCGGTCGCACGGGTGTCGATGCCGAAATAGATGCACAGCGCTGCCGCAGTCCAGGCCGGCCAGGCCAGCCAGGGATTGGATCGGCCGCTACAGGCCTCGGCGGCGCCCTCCACGGGGTCGCGGAAATACATCATCTCGACCAGCCGCCAGACATAGATCACCGCCAGCAGCGAGCTTGCCATCACCAGTGCTGCCAGCGGCCACATGCCGGCCTCGATCGTGGCGGTCACCAGATACCATTTGCTGATGAAGCCTGAGGTCAGCGGCACGCCGATCAGGCTGAGCCCGCCGATCACCATCGCCGCCGCCGTCACCGGCATGGTCCGGCCCAGCCCCTGGATGTGTTCAAGCCGTGTGCCGCCCAGCCGCACCGCGATCAGGCCCAGCGCCAGGAACAAGGCCGCCTTCATCAGCCCGTGATTGATCAGATGGATCAGCGCCGCCGACAGGCCGGCCTGGGTGCCAAGCGCCAGCCCCAGCATGATGTAGCCGATCTGGGCGACGCTGGAATAGGCGAACAGCCGCTTGAGATCGACCTGGAAGATCGCGACCAGCGAGCCCGCGAACATCGCGACCACGGCAAACGGGATCAGCGTCCAGCCCAGCGGCATGGCCTCGAAGGCATAGGAGGCGCCGAACACCGACACCACGAAGCGCAGCAGCACATAGATGCCGACCTTGGTGGCCGTGGCCGCCTGGAAGGCGGATACAAGCGATGGCGCGAAGGCATAGGCGTTGGGCAGCCAGACATGCAGCGGAAACAGCGCGATCTTGATCGCAAGCCCGATGACCAGGAAGGCGAAGGCCGCGACCACCACCCGGTTGCCTTCCACCGCCGGCAGCCTGACCGCCAGATCGGCGATGTTCAGCGTGCCGGTCATCATGTAGATCAGGCCGATGCCGATCAGGATGAACGTGGCACCGACGGTGCCGATCACCAGATATTGGAACGCGGCCGACAGTGCCCGGCGGTCGCGGCCCATGGCGACCAGCGCATAGGTCGACAGCGAGGTGATCTCGATGAAGACATAGATGTTGAAGGCGTCACCGGTGGCGACCATGCCCGACAGGCCCGATATCGCCAGCAGATACATGGCGACGAAGGCCGGGATGCGCTTGGGCTCGATCTCGGCATCGATCGAGGTGGGGGCATAGGGCGCACAGATCGCGGCGATCCCCGAGACCAGCAGCAAGGCCAGGCAGGTCAGCAGATCGATGCGGTATTCGATGCCGATCGGCGCCGGCCAGTTGCCCATGGCATAGCTGATCGGGCCGGTGTCGAGCACCTGGCGGGTCAGCAGGATGGCGGATGCGAAGATCGCGAGGCTGACCAGGATGAGCACGCCATAGGCGAAGCGCCGCCGGCCGGCCATGGCCACGATCGGCGCCGCGATCAGGGGGACAGCCACCTGAAGCGCCGGAAGATGGGCAAGCAGGCTCATGGACGGCCCTTCCCTTTGCGGGGCGCGCTCTTGCGCCGGCCGGTCGGTCCCTTGCGCGGTGCCAGTGGCCGCGATGCTGCGGGCTTGCGATCGGGGAGCTGTGCGGGCAGGGGCGCGCGCGATGCGGCCTGGCTGCGCGGCAGCCAGCCCAACCGGCGCTTGGCATCCGCAATGGTCGGCGGCATGGCGTCTTCGGCACGCTCGTCGGCCATGTCCATGGCGATGGTCTCGTCCTCTTCGATGCAGCCATAGGCCTCGCGGATCCTGACGACGATCGCGAGGCCGAGGGCGGTGGTCGCGATCGACACCACGATCGCGGTCAGGATCAGCACATGGGTGAGCGGGTTCGAGAACGAGACGTCGCCCGCAGCGACCCCGTCGATCAGGATCGGCGCGGTTCCGCCGCGCACCTTGCCGATGGAGATGTAGAGCAGGAACACCGCCGTCTGGAACATGCCCAGGCCGATCAGCTTCTTCACCATGTTGGTGGAGGCGATCACGGCATAGAACCCGGTCATCATCAGGATGATCGAGACCCAGTAGTTGAAATGACCCAGCATCTCCACGTCAGTCGCGCCTCTCCGAGAAGGTGAAGAAGAGCGCGATCATTGAGGCGGTGACCGCGATGCCGACCCCCAGTTCGACTACGATGATGCCGACCAGCAACCCGGTGGTGGGATCGCCGTCGATCAGCACGGCGTATTCCAGGAAATTGCCACCGAACAGCAGGGTGACGAAGCCGGTGCCCACGAAGATGATGGCCCCCAGCGGCGCCAGCACCCGCGCCACGCCCAGCAGCCGCAGCCGCTGTTTCGTGGTCAGGCCGAAGATCAGCGCATACAGGATGAAGGCCGAAGCGATGATCACGCCGGCCTGAAAGCCGCCGCCGGGGCCGTATTCGCCGTGGAACTGCACATAGAGCCCGAACATGATGATGAACGGGATCAGCAGCTTCGAGACGACGCGAAGGATCAGGTAATGGTCGCGCATCAGGCGTCGCCTCTCTTCGCGGTGTCGCCGTCGCCCGATCCGTCATCCGCCCTGACGGCGTCATGCGTGTCGTCGACATCATCCTCGCGGGCATGGCGGCGCCGCCGGCCAAGGGTGGCAGCCCCGCCGCCCAGAATCATCGTCACCGCCAGCGCCGCCGTGAACACCACCACGGTCTCGCCCATCGTGTCATAGCCGCGATAGCTGGCCAGAACGTTGGTGACGATGTTGGGGATGTGATGCACCTGTTCCGAGCCGATGATGTAGTCGGGCACGACATGGGTCTGCGCCGGGGCCTGCGGGTCGCCGAAGGCCGGCATGTCGGCCGTGGCATAGACCAGGGCCGCACCCGTCGCCACGACGGCGATCAGCGGCAGTACCGGATTGTGGCCGCGGCTGCTTTCCTTGTGGCCGGTCAGGGTGATGGCGGCCAGGAACAGCACGGTCGAGATGCCGGCGCCGACCGCGGCCTCGGTGAAGGCCACGTCCATGGCGTCCAGCACGGTCCACAGCGCCGCGATCACCAGCGAATAGATGCCTTGCAGCAGCACGGCGGTCAGCAGGTTGCGGGTCCGCACGATGGCGACGCCGATCGCGATCAGCATCAGCAGCAGTGCCGCGTTCAGCAGGTCGACGGCGATGATCGACCAGGGTCCGATCTCGATCACCGTCGGGCTCCCTTCGATGGGGTGGCGCGTCTGGCATCCGGCTTGGTGACCCCGCCGGCGCCGGCATCGCCGATGCGCCGGCCGCTGGGCTTCACGCCCGCGACCAAGGCGGCATTGGCCACGATGTGCGATGCGGTGGGCGAGGTGAAGAACAGCAGCAGGCCGATGATGATCAGCTTCACGGTCACCAGCGTGAAGCCGGCCTGCACACACAGGCCGCCCAGCATCAGCCAGGCGCCGAAGGTGTCGATCATGCCCGCCGGATGCAGGCGGGTATAGAAATCGGGCATCCGGATCAGGCCAAGCGCGCCGGTCAGCACGAACAGCGCGCCGGCCATGAGCAGCGCCCACGAGATCAGGTCGATGATGATCTGGCCGGTCATGGACGTGTTCCCTTCGGCGTCCTGGCGCCGGGGGTGCCGGATCGCAGCGTCGCGGCGTCACCCCGGGCCGATCCGCGTCTGGCCTCTTCCTCGGCGGCATCCTCGGGCGTGATGCTGCGCAGATGGCCGACCCGCAGCAGCTTCAGGATCGCCACGGTGGCGATGAAGTTGATCAGCGCATAGGTGACGGCAAGATCCAGGAAGGCCGGCCGGTCGGTCAGGAAACCCACAACCGCGATCAGCAGCACGATCTTGGTGCCGATGGCGTTGGTGGCCAGCACCCGGTCGAACAGGGTGGGGCCAAGCAGGCCGCGCGCCAGTGCCATCAGGATGGCGACCACAAGCGCGATCGTTGCGGCGATGAACATCAGGCCGGCCCTTCCAATGCGGTGCAGCGCCGGTCCATATCACCTTCATCCAGCGCGTCGAGGGCACTTGCATGCAGCGCGTGGGCAACGATGCGGCCATCCTCGATATCCACCGACACCGTGCCCGGCGTCAGGGTGATCGACTGGGCATAGAGCACCCGGCCCAGATCGGTGCGCTGGCTGGTCGGCACCACCTTCCAGGCCGGATCGATCGGCGCCAGCCCCCAGACGCGCTTGAACACGTCGATGTTGGACTTCACGATTTCGACCGAGAGCCAGAACCAATAGCGGATGGCACGTGGCAGCATGCCAAGCGGCGCGCCTTCCCGGTCGACGACGCCCAGCCAGCGCGCGACCCATACCGAAAAGGCACAGGACAGCACGCCGAAGCCGATGATCAGCGGCTTGTAGACGCCCGACAGCAGCAGCCAGGTCGTGAGCAAAGCCAGAAACAGGCCGAAGGCTCGCGCCACCGCAGTCCCCCTTGAGTGGTTGATGACCCCATACGGCA
This window contains:
- a CDS encoding proton-conducting transporter transmembrane domain-containing protein is translated as MTPETLLIASLLSPLAGGLLIVAAGRSPGLRDALMVLSGVATAVFTLMLTAQVIDGARPALALHELMPGLTIGFAVEPLGMIFAAVAGTLWPITAVYSIGYMRGNHEAHQTRFHLCFAIAIASALALAYADGLLSMFLAYEVLTLSTYPLVTHAGTKAAVKAGRTYLGILLATSIGFQLTAIIAVFVLSGTVAFTPGGVLPDGLSPALLALLLGLFAYGIGKVALMPLHAWLPAAMVAPTPVSALLHAVAVVKGGAFAVVKVITYTLGTDRLAAAGANDWLVWVAAASIVIASSIALTQDHLKRRLAYSTISQLAYVTLAAAIMAPLSIVGAAMHIAAHAVGKITLFFAAGAIHTAAHKDYVSQLDGIGRRMPWTMGAFTLATLSMIGLPPAVGFTSKWFMLEGALSSQYWVAVAALAASTLLNAAYFLPIVWRAFFRAPVAAKSVGAAGAQGDDHHGPHGEAPLPMVLAIMTTAGLTLLLFLYPDPVLALAEALANAVTQGGVR
- a CDS encoding monovalent cation/H+ antiporter subunit D family protein, yielding MSLLAHLPALQVAVPLIAAPIVAMAGRRRFAYGVLILVSLAIFASAILLTRQVLDTGPISYAMGNWPAPIGIEYRIDLLTCLALLLVSGIAAICAPYAPTSIDAEIEPKRIPAFVAMYLLAISGLSGMVATGDAFNIYVFIEITSLSTYALVAMGRDRRALSAAFQYLVIGTVGATFILIGIGLIYMMTGTLNIADLAVRLPAVEGNRVVVAAFAFLVIGLAIKIALFPLHVWLPNAYAFAPSLVSAFQAATATKVGIYVLLRFVVSVFGASYAFEAMPLGWTLIPFAVVAMFAGSLVAIFQVDLKRLFAYSSVAQIGYIMLGLALGTQAGLSAALIHLINHGLMKAALFLALGLIAVRLGGTRLEHIQGLGRTMPVTAAAMVIGGLSLIGVPLTSGFISKWYLVTATIEAGMWPLAALVMASSLLAVIYVWRLVEMMYFRDPVEGAAEACSGRSNPWLAWPAWTAAALCIYFGIDTRATAGLAELAARALTGGA
- a CDS encoding cation:proton antiporter subunit C, yielding MLGHFNYWVSIILMMTGFYAVIASTNMVKKLIGLGMFQTAVFLLYISIGKVRGGTAPILIDGVAAGDVSFSNPLTHVLILTAIVVSIATTALGLAIVVRIREAYGCIEEDETIAMDMADERAEDAMPPTIADAKRRLGWLPRSQAASRAPLPAQLPDRKPAASRPLAPRKGPTGRRKSAPRKGKGRP
- a CDS encoding Na(+)/H(+) antiporter subunit B, which codes for MRDHYLILRVVSKLLIPFIIMFGLYVQFHGEYGPGGGFQAGVIIASAFILYALIFGLTTKQRLRLLGVARVLAPLGAIIFVGTGFVTLLFGGNFLEYAVLIDGDPTTGLLVGIIVVELGVGIAVTASMIALFFTFSERRD
- a CDS encoding DUF4040 domain-containing protein, yielding MIEIGPWSIIAVDLLNAALLLMLIAIGVAIVRTRNLLTAVLLQGIYSLVIAALWTVLDAMDVAFTEAAVGAGISTVLFLAAITLTGHKESSRGHNPVLPLIAVVATGAALVYATADMPAFGDPQAPAQTHVVPDYIIGSEQVHHIPNIVTNVLASYRGYDTMGETVVVFTAALAVTMILGGGAATLGRRRRHAREDDVDDTHDAVRADDGSGDGDTAKRGDA
- the mnhG gene encoding monovalent cation/H(+) antiporter subunit G, producing the protein MTGQIIIDLISWALLMAGALFVLTGALGLIRMPDFYTRLHPAGMIDTFGAWLMLGGLCVQAGFTLVTVKLIIIGLLLFFTSPTASHIVANAALVAGVKPSGRRIGDAGAGGVTKPDARRATPSKGARR
- a CDS encoding monovalent cation/H+ antiporter complex subunit F, which codes for MFIAATIALVVAILMALARGLLGPTLFDRVLATNAIGTKIVLLIAVVGFLTDRPAFLDLAVTYALINFIATVAILKLLRVGHLRSITPEDAAEEEARRGSARGDAATLRSGTPGARTPKGTRP
- a CDS encoding Na+/H+ antiporter subunit E, which encodes MARAFGLFLALLTTWLLLSGVYKPLIIGFGVLSCAFSVWVARWLGVVDREGAPLGMLPRAIRYWFWLSVEIVKSNIDVFKRVWGLAPIDPAWKVVPTSQRTDLGRVLYAQSITLTPGTVSVDIEDGRIVAHALHASALDALDEGDMDRRCTALEGPA